In Bacteroidales bacterium, a single window of DNA contains:
- a CDS encoding DUF5106 domain-containing protein encodes MKIKIKLLIVSILYFTTSYGQYNISVTINGLQNEKIYLAYYFGDKNYVVDTTQLDKQGRGIFTGNNTLDEGIYLIVLPSRNYFDIIIDEDQHFALETDTSSDIRTMIRKLKIEGSEANKEFREYQVFMFDKTKEAHLLRVTSMDKTISEKRRNKATSDLEKANKEIIDKQNKIISYGSEKLLSQMLKAFGDPEVPAYSSTFNGQYVDSLFQYNYYKDNYFENVDFSDRRLLKTPVYHTRLVRFFDQIVSPNPDSIISASERLLNKTEGNAEMFQYTLQFIFNKFNQSKIMGHDKITVHLADNYYLSGKATWADEDYLAKLKDRVDKMRPNIIGAVAPRLDKAQTPEGMFYPLHSLNSKIIALVFWEPECGHCKKEIPQMVEIFNKYHQKGFHVYAFYTQSNLTEWKTSINKLGMENFINVYDPFNFTSFRDTYDVYSTPTLYLLDENFKILAKRISLESLEEFLEDRLK; translated from the coding sequence ATGAAAATTAAAATAAAACTGTTAATTGTCAGCATATTGTACTTTACAACATCATATGGACAATACAATATTTCAGTAACAATAAATGGACTTCAAAACGAAAAAATTTATTTAGCTTACTATTTTGGAGATAAAAATTATGTCGTTGACACTACACAGTTAGACAAACAGGGTAGAGGTATCTTTACTGGCAATAATACTCTTGACGAGGGTATTTATCTAATTGTTTTACCCTCAAGAAATTATTTCGACATCATAATCGACGAAGATCAACACTTTGCTTTAGAGACCGATACATCGTCTGATATAAGAACAATGATAAGAAAATTAAAGATTGAAGGTTCGGAAGCAAATAAAGAATTTCGTGAGTATCAAGTATTTATGTTCGACAAAACAAAAGAGGCACACCTTTTAAGGGTTACCAGTATGGACAAAACAATATCTGAAAAGAGACGCAACAAGGCAACATCCGATTTAGAGAAAGCGAACAAAGAGATAATAGACAAACAGAACAAAATAATAAGCTATGGATCTGAAAAGCTGCTATCTCAGATGTTAAAAGCTTTTGGAGACCCTGAAGTTCCTGCTTACAGTTCAACATTTAACGGACAATATGTCGATTCACTTTTCCAATACAACTATTACAAAGATAACTATTTTGAAAATGTGGATTTTTCGGATAGAAGACTTTTAAAAACACCTGTTTATCATACACGCTTAGTAAGATTCTTCGATCAAATAGTATCACCAAATCCAGACAGTATTATTAGTGCATCTGAAAGGCTATTAAACAAAACCGAGGGTAACGCAGAAATGTTTCAATACACTCTGCAGTTTATATTTAATAAATTCAACCAAAGTAAAATAATGGGACACGATAAGATTACTGTACATTTAGCCGACAACTATTATTTGAGTGGCAAAGCCACATGGGCTGATGAGGATTATCTTGCAAAACTTAAAGATAGAGTTGATAAAATGCGTCCAAATATTATAGGTGCTGTTGCTCCACGATTAGATAAAGCGCAAACTCCTGAAGGTATGTTCTATCCTTTACACTCTTTAAATAGCAAGATTATTGCTTTGGTTTTCTGGGAACCCGAATGTGGTCATTGTAAGAAAGAGATTCCTCAAATGGTAGAAATATTTAACAAGTATCACCAAAAAGGTTTCCACGTATATGCTTTTTACACCCAAAGCAATTTAACAGAGTGGAAAACATCAATTAATAAGCTTGGAATGGAAAACTTTATAAATGTTTACGACCCTTTTAATTTTACGTCATTCAGGGATACTTACGATGTTTACTCTACGCCAACGTTATATCTACTCGATGAAAATTTTAAAATTTTAGCCAAAAGGATTTCTCTTGAATCATTGGAGGAATTTTTAGAAGATAGGCTTAAATAA
- a CDS encoding response regulator codes for MQMKVFSRLLTQNRIISDIIALFTNIKRIEENLLQLTNLISQYESVESVVLLSLDKKNNVLRKTSVSGNADSNSQWIPELINLSQNKNFYSLIITESLFLSEQIITVENVLSQRYNWIEMNDLLFVPLKLSNSLFGLLIVKYNDFAEIDELDESFFKTLSLIIALIFKRDSDNDSLEKALLEAENANKIKTSFLANISQEIRTPVNSILGLSDLLADPDLTIDQREEFITSITKNAKALVKIFDNILDASKLDAGQLTINIEEVSWSMLFKELASEYVKLYENNKVSLVISAQSCDSDIYLKTDSYRFKQVLSYVIENAFKYTESGQVTFGYEINDEQELIVFVKDTGIGISDDIKDSVFDFFKKKQDKYFNQSGSTGLGLALANNITNLLHGKMWFVTNVNVGTTFFIKFPNTLIRCVEDNNKISKNLKYPDFSSKTFVIAEDVEINYMLISEFLAPTRAKIIWAKDGKEALEIFKTSKPDLIIMDIQMPVMNGFQAIEAIRELDKNIPIIAQTAFMMDNEKQKSIEVGANDFIPKPIKFKDLIDSIKKHL; via the coding sequence ATGCAAATGAAAGTTTTTAGCAGGTTATTAACACAGAACAGAATTATTTCTGATATTATAGCATTATTTACAAACATTAAAAGAATTGAAGAAAACTTATTGCAATTAACTAACTTAATTAGCCAATACGAAAGTGTAGAATCTGTTGTTCTACTCTCTTTAGATAAAAAAAACAATGTTCTAAGAAAAACATCGGTTTCTGGTAACGCAGATTCTAACAGCCAATGGATTCCAGAATTGATAAATCTTTCCCAAAATAAAAACTTTTACTCTTTAATTATTACTGAGAGTCTATTCTTATCAGAACAAATTATAACAGTGGAGAATGTTCTATCTCAACGATATAATTGGATAGAGATGAATGATTTATTGTTCGTTCCTTTAAAGCTGTCAAATAGTTTGTTTGGATTATTAATTGTGAAGTATAATGATTTTGCCGAAATTGATGAACTTGACGAGTCGTTCTTTAAAACGCTTAGTCTCATTATAGCTTTAATATTTAAAAGAGATAGTGATAATGATTCACTTGAAAAAGCATTGTTGGAGGCTGAAAATGCCAATAAAATTAAGACATCATTTTTGGCAAATATTTCGCAAGAAATAAGAACCCCGGTAAATTCTATATTAGGGCTTAGTGATTTGCTAGCCGATCCGGATTTAACTATCGATCAAAGAGAAGAGTTTATTACTTCAATAACAAAAAATGCTAAAGCGTTAGTGAAAATTTTTGATAATATACTAGACGCCAGCAAGTTGGATGCAGGACAGTTGACAATAAATATTGAAGAAGTGTCATGGTCGATGCTTTTTAAGGAGCTTGCTTCAGAATATGTAAAATTATACGAGAATAATAAAGTAAGTTTAGTAATTAGTGCTCAATCATGCGATTCGGATATCTATTTAAAAACGGATTCATACAGGTTTAAACAAGTTCTTTCGTATGTTATAGAAAATGCATTTAAATATACAGAATCTGGTCAAGTAACCTTTGGATACGAAATAAATGACGAACAGGAGTTAATAGTTTTTGTCAAAGATACAGGTATAGGTATAAGCGATGATATCAAAGATAGCGTATTCGATTTCTTTAAAAAGAAGCAGGATAAATACTTTAATCAAAGTGGCAGTACTGGGCTTGGTTTAGCTCTTGCCAACAATATTACAAATTTATTACATGGAAAAATGTGGTTTGTGACCAATGTCAATGTTGGAACAACTTTTTTTATAAAATTTCCAAATACCTTAATAAGATGTGTAGAAGATAATAATAAAATATCTAAAAATTTAAAATATCCTGATTTCAGCAGTAAAACTTTCGTTATTGCTGAAGATGTAGAAATAAACTACATGCTTATATCTGAATTTCTTGCACCTACAAGGGCAAAAATAATTTGGGCGAAAGACGGCAAGGAAGCGTTGGAAATATTTAAAACATCTAAGCCCGATTTAATTATTATGGACATACAAATGCCTGTAATGAACGGTTTTCAAGCAATTGAAGCAATAAGAGAATTAGATAAAAATATTCCTATTATAGCACAAACTGCTTTCATGATGGATAACGAAAAGCAAAAATCGATTGAAGTCGGAGCTAATGATTTTATTCCCAAACCCATAAAGTTTAAGGATTTAATTGACTCCATCAAAAAACACCTTTAA